Below is a genomic region from Pyrococcus kukulkanii.
AGCTACTATTTGAAGGATACGTGAATAAAGGTGATTATCTCTTGGTCGGTCCCCTAACGATTATTGTAAAGGATGTTGTATACGATATCAACGATGAAAAGTGGAAGGTCTTGTTTATAATACTTGACGAGGACATGAACCCAATAGGTCCCAATTTGACGAAAATATACGTGCCGGATCCTAAAAAAGTCCAACAACTCCTTGCAAATCAAACTTTCTTGAGGGCTATGGCTGAGACCTTGGGTTATAATCCAGATAATCCAGTTGAATATGCTGAGTTTTTAAGGTGGTTGTCCTCTGCATCTCAAATGGAAGTTTGGAATGCTATTGTAAAAACTATTGAAGAGCATCCGGAGTTAGGAATCTCCCTAAATGACATAGCTAAGCCCATATTAGTGCCAAATGCTAGGCCCGTTGGCGTAAATGAGACAGTAAAGATTGAGTATCATGGTGAAACCCTCTACATTACTCCACTCTTCGTTTATCCAAATGGTGCTAAAATTAGCATAAGTGGTCCGATAAGATGGAGAGTTTCTATGGTTCAGGGTTTACTCCTTTCAAAAATAGAAGTTAAAGGAACTGTTCGGCCAGGTGAGGTATTCTATGTGAACGTTCACTTAAAGAACATAGGATCCAGGCGGGTAAGGTTTGTAACCGTGATATTATCCCCAACTCCTGTAATCCCAGAGGTCACTAGCAAGGAGGAGAGTGCTGCCTCGATATTACCTCAGACACTTGCCCAGACTGGGGTTGCTCAGAGCAGTCTATACCCACTAGGAACTACCATGAAATTCATTGACTACATTGAACCTGGGGAGGATAAGGTGATAACATTCAGCTACAAGGCCAACGAAAATGCTAGGCCTGGGGACTATCCTTTGTACTTGACTGTGGTTTACTTCTCTTACACAACTGGTGAAAACTTAGAGCAGAGGGTACTCTATGATTCCACTGCGATTACTATAGCAAAGGATTACGAAGCAACATTTATCGTGGAGAATCAGTCGATTCCCAGGGTAGTTCATCCGGGGGAAGACTTCACAGTAAAGGTTGTACTCAAAAACTCAGGGTCTGATACTGCGAAAAACGTCGTGGGCACTCTTGTCCTTGAAGATATAAAGGGAAGGCCGTTCGCTCCTGTATCTTCAAATTCATTCTACACTAGATTCGTTGAGAGTGGAGAGACTATTGTTAAGGAGTTTAAACTACACGTTGATGAATCAGCAAAAACTGGAACTTACATTTTCAAATTGAGAGTTACATATTACTCTGGCAATACAAATAATAAAGTAACTCAAGAGTTCACGTTCTCTACCACGGTTATACGGCATAGGGCCGCTTTTATAGAGATCGAAAATGTTACGATAGAGCCAAAAAAAGTTGAGCCTGGAATGACATTTAGGGTCACGTTAACGCTAAAGAACATGGGAGAGGGTTACGCCAAGGGATTAAAGATTAAAATAATACCTGTGGAAGTTTTAGTTAGAAGAGAAATTCAAAAAATTGACATATCTCAGCTGTCTTCCCTTCCTATACCTCAGAGCCAACAGATTTCGGAGAATTTACAGTCAGCGATAAACCAATTAATAGGAGAGATTGCTGTTGAGAAAATGCCTGCATTCTTACCCGTTGGAGAAGACAACGTTAAATATGATGGAATCATTCTTCCAAATCAGACAATCAAGTTGAGCTTCATACTTAAAGCCAATGGCAGGTTGGAGAATAATATTTATCCTCTCAAGGTGTCCTTAACTTACTTGTCTTCTCCGGATGATACTGAATTCTCTGACGAGAGAATAATCGGTATAGATGTTACGGGCGTTGAAATGATAGTAATTAGTAGAGTTTCTACATCTCCTTCCAGGGTATTACCTGGAAATTCAGACGTTGAAGTGTCATTTACCATAGAGAACATTGGAAGTGGGGAAGCTCGGTACGTGTTGCTCAAGCCTATACCCTCGTATCCTTTTAAGTTGAGTGAAACAAGTGACCAGATTATAAACGTTGGCACCCTTAAGCAAGGTGACTCTGCAAGAGCATCGTTTAAGGTGGACGTTGACAAAGACGCAAAATCTGGGACGTATCAAATACCAGTAATTGTAACGTATAAAGACCCTACAGGGGAGTTTAAGGAATTGAAGCTTTCTATTCCTATTATAATTGAAGAAAAGCCAAACATAGTAGTAGAGAAGGTTGAATTTAACCCCGAGCCAGTTCAGGGAAAGGATGTGAATATCTATGTTACCGTAAAGAATATTGGAGGGGAGAAAGCGGAGAGTGTAGTTATTGAGGGTGTCGTTAGATCCTCTCAGCCATTTACCTTAGTTAAGAGAACTGACTATGTGGGAACATTGGCTCCGAATCAGACTGGTCAGGGTGTAATAACACTTACCGTTGACAAAGACGCGATTCCGAAAGTATATAATATCCTTATCAGGATAAGGGCTGTTGGGGATAGGGATAAGGGAGATGACAATGTTTACATATTTGAACATACAATAAAGATTCCAGTAAAAGAGAATGTTGAAGAGAAGGAGAGGCTGAAGAAACTGGCGATTGGGGCGGGGGTATTGGCAGTTCTTGTTACCCTGCTAATATACCTTAAGAGGAAGAAGTCCAGCTCTTAACTTTTTCTCTTAATTTTATGCCAACAAAGATACTTATTCCAATGTTTATCAAAATTAAAACTATGCCAAGTATTATGTCTTCTGGGTTCTTCTTTATTAGGGGGTTTGAATACTTTGTTATTAAATCGATAACTTTCCAAAACGCAGGGAGCATTAATATGCCGGAAGTATAGTACCATATGTGGGGATTTTTCCTGAGGTACTCTTGGATAGTTTTTCCAACAAGTATTATTCCAAAGCCAAGGATGAAGTATGGATTAACGGCATTAAGGTAAATAAGCAGAGCTATAAGATCACTGCTTGGTATTCCCCCTATCATCTTCGTTGATATAGTTTCAAGTGTGAGGTAGACGTTTATTGCTCCTCCAAGTATCACTATTAAACCTGTAATAACCCCAATGAAGGTTATAAACCCCCGACTTATTAATTCTAAGGGCTTTATCTTTACTCCCTTTATGAAGAAATATCCTCCTACAATGAGCATTACAACTCCAGTTACCGCCGAAGATACTATTTGAGCGCTTGGGGGATATTTCAAGGATATCAGTTTTGCAACACCATATAGGAGTACTATCAAACCAGGAATCCCTAAAACAACTTTTGATACTTCCGGATCGTTCATGATTTCTTTTAAATATCTAACTATGATATACCACGTAGTTTCTATTCCTGGGCTTTGCTTAACAACAACCCTTCTTGTACTCACTATTGGAGCTTTTGATGTTATGATGGGGAATATCTGTTCGTCTTCGGCACCATCGGTTACTGGAATGATACCGTCGGCTGGAAATACTTTGAGAACTTCATCTAGTTGTCGACTTAGCTCCATATCACTTTTGACACCCACGTTATGATGACCAGTAATTAAAGCCACTTCGACATCATCAAACTCCCTACTTTCTTTAAGTTCGTCATAGAGTTTTATCGCAGCGAATAAAGTGTTGGCATCGCTATCTTCGGGGTCTGCTAAGCTAAGCTTTATTGCTGCATCTAGGCACTTATCTCTCCCGATAACAGGCCCCTTAACTCCGGCTTTTATCCCAAAATCGTCATCTCTGTCAATTGCTAAGACCAAAACTTTCATTTCATCACCTTCTCCATGACGGATTTAACTTTATCTTCCATGTGTCTCTCTTTGTCTCTCCTATCGTCTATCTTTATGTATGTGACCACCCTATTAATCCCAAGCTTAAACATAAGTTCGTGGGCCTCTCTAATGATTTCCAATCCATCTTTGAGGTTATTAACTTCGATTATGGTGCCCATAGGTGTCAATTGATACTTGACACCTTTTTCTTCAAGGAGTTTGATCGCTTGGGCTATGTATTTGCTGACACTAACCTCACCAAGCGGGATTAAGGAGAATTCTATAATTACCGCCATTATACCTCCCAAATCCATTTTACCACTTGGGGATTTAAAAAATTGTGCTCCAAATATTTAAATTTTAGATGAGCCTAATTTCATCGGGGATTGAGATGTTTAAAATTGACAAGCTAAGGTTTGGAACTGCTGGGATTCCACTCTCAACTCCTAAGCCGTCGACGATTGCTGGAATTGAACAAGTTAGACAGTTAGGATTAGATGCTATGGAGCTTGAATTTGTAAGAGGAATTAACATAAAGCCTGAATTAGCTAAAAAAAATTAAGCATGTCGCTAAAAAGAATGATGTCGTTTTAACTGCTCATGCTCCCTACTACATAAACCTCAACGCTAAGGAAAAGGAAAAAGTTGAGGCGAGTAAAAGGAGGATAATTCAGAGCGCTGAGAGGCTTTATGAGGCTGGGGGATGGAGTTTAGTTTTTCACGCGGGCTACTATCTAAAGCAACCCCCTGAACAGGTTTACAGCAACATAAAATCTGCATTGGAGGATATTGTCGAGGAGCTAAAGTCAAGGGGGATAAAAGTCTGGGTAAGACCTGAGCTAACAGGTAAGCCCACTCAATTTGGAGACCTTAGGGAGCTAATAAAGTTAAGTCAAGAAGTCGACATGGTCCTGCCCGCGATAGATTTTGCTCATGCACATGCCAGGAATAAGGGTGGGTGTAACTCTGAGGAAGAGTGGAGAGAGATGTTAACCCTAATAGAGAATGAGCTAGGGAAGGAGGCCCTGAGGAACATGCACATTCACATAAGCGGAATCGAATATGGGGAGAAGGGTGAGAAGAGGCACCTCAACTTGCAGGAGAGTGATCTCAAATGGGAGGATCTCCTGAGGATTTTGAAGGAGTTCAACGTTAGGGGGGTAGTTATTAGTGAGAGCCCGAACATCGAGGGGGATGCAATTTTAATGAAGAGGAAGTGGGAAGAGCTAAAAGTTTAAAAGTGTCTGTCAGCCACTACTCCACGATATTTCTTTCGAAGAAAATCCGAATAGGGGGGAGTGTGAATGAACCCGTTCCATGACCTTGAGCCTGGACCAGACGTTCCTGAGGTAGTCTACGCTCTAATAGAGATTCCAAAAGGAAGCAGGAACAAGTACGAGCTTGATAAGAAGACGGGACTCTTAAAGCTTGATAGGGTTCTCTACAGCCCGTTCTTCTACCCAGTGGACTATGGAATCATACCAAGGACTTGGTACGATGACGATGATCCATTTGACATAATGGTCATAATGAGGGAGCCAACCTACCCACTAACGATCATAGAGGCAAGACCCATTGGGTTGTTCAAGATGATAGACAGTGGGGACAAGGATTACAAGGTTCTCGCAGTTCCAGTTGAGGATCCATATTTCAAGGACTGGAAGGACATTGATGACGTTCCGAAGGCATTTCTGGATGAGATAGCTCACTTCTTCAAGAGGTACAAGGAGTTACAAGGTAAGGAGATCATTGTTGAGGGATGGGAAGGAGCAGAGGCTGCAAAGAGGGAAATCCTAAGGGCAATTGAGCTGTACAAGGAAAAGTTCGGGAAGAAGGAGTGATATTTCTTTCATTAAACTTTTTGGAGGAATAAAGTATGTACAAAATAGTTACAGTTAAGGATGTTGTGAGAATTCCCCCCAAGATGTTTACAATGGATCCAAAGGAGGCAGCTATGATAGTTCTCAGGGACACCTACGAGGGCAAGTACGATAGGGACGAGGGGGTTATACTTTCAATTGTAGAAGTGAAAGAGGTGGGAGATGGAATAATAGTTCCGGGCGATGGTGCAACATATCACGAAGTCGTTTTTGACGTTCTTGTCTGGGAGCCAAGACTTCACGAAGTCGTTGAGGGAACTGTTGTTGATGTTGTCCCATTTGGAGCATTTATTAGAATCGGTCCTATGGATGGGCTGGTTCATATCAGCCAGTTAATGGATGACTACGTGGTTTACGATGAGAGAAACAAACAGTTTGTAGGAAAAGAAAAGAAGTACTTGCTAAAGCTTGGAGATGCAGTTAGGGCAAGGATAATTGCAGTTAGTCCAAAGAGTAGGATAATAAGAGAGAATAGAATTGGATTAACAATGAGACAGCCAGGACTAGGAAAGTTTGATTGGATTGAGAAGGAGAAAAGAAAGGAGAAGGAGGGTAAGAAGTGAGTGAGAAAGCCTGCAGAAATTGTCATTACATAACCACCGAGGACAGATGTCCGATTTGTGGTAGTAGGGATTTGAGTGAGGAATGGTTTGATTTGGTAATAATAGTAGATGTGGAGAACAGTGAAATAGCCAAGAGAATAGGTGCAAAGGTTCCAGGAAAATATGCAATAAGGGTGCGCTGATGGTAGTTTTTAAACTTCCTGAGAGCTTGAGGTATGAATTAAAAAGACCAATGGGTAAGTTAATAGAAGGTGAAATCCCGAGGCCATATTTAGAGGTTAGAAAACTTATTTCGAGTCCTTTAATTACAGTTGGAGATGTCGTTACTGAGAATACACTAAAAGTTGGTCTCTCGCCCAACTTGGCTATATACGACCACAAAACCGAGAGAAGGGAGTATCGACCTGAAATAAATTCCGATGCAATTATTTTAACCGTTAAAAATCCGCCTGGCACCATTACGCTTCCCCTCTTACGAGCCGTTAAAAAAGCGTATGAGTTAATTAGTAGGGGAAAGAGCGTACACATAATAGTCAACGGCGAGGAGGATCTCGCCACAATTCCCGCAGTTTTGTACGCTCCATATGGGTCGACAATAATATATGGTCAACCCAAACAAGGCATAGTGCTTATAAAGGTAACACGTGAATGCAAACGCAGGTGCGCGGAGATAATGAGAAGGATGGAGGTGGTGAGGAATGGAGATTAGAATAACTGAGGTTAAGGAGAACAAGCTTATCGGAAGGAAGGAGATATACTTTGAGATTTACCACCCAGGGGAACCAACGCCAAGCAGAAAGGACGTCAAGGGGAAGCTTGTAGCAATGCTCGACCTAAACCCAGAAACGACCGTTGTTCAGTACATAAGGAGCTACTTTGGAAGTTACAAGTCAAAGGGCTACGCCAAATACTATTACGACAAGGATAGGATGTTTTATATAGAGCCAGAGTACATCCTTGTAAGGGATGGTATAATAGAGAAGAAAGAGGAGGGTGAGTGAAATGGGACAGAAGTGGAAGCTCTACATAGTTAAGGACGGAAAAGTCATAAGGAAGAACAAATTCTGCCCCAGGTGTGGTCCTGGAGTGTTCATGGCTGATCACGGTGACAGGTGGGCCTGTGGCAAGTGTGGCTACACTGAGTGGAAGAAGTGAAGGTGACCTCTATTGGGGCTTTTCTCCAATCTAATTCTTAGGAGGTTTAAGGGCGTTGCTCCAAGATATGAGGAGATAGTTAGGGCATATAAGGAGTTCCTGCTTACCGAAGAAGAGTTCGCAATACCCAAGATAGAGAGAATTATGATACCCCTTGATAGGTACTCCGAGCACCCAAATGAAACTGTTTTAGAGTATCTTTCTTCCTATCCTGGAGCTCAGATCTTAATTTTGTATGTGATAGATGGAGAGGTCTGTAGGTTAATAAGGGAGACAATTGGAGAAAGGGAAGCCGAATTGTTTAGAAAGAGGGAACTTGAGCGTGGGCATAATATGTTAAAACAAGCAGAAAAGCTAATATCAGAAATAAGAGGAGGGTTTAGTATTCAATCAAAGCTGAAAACTGGTAACAAAGCTGAAGTTGTTGAGGGAATTGTCGATAATTTTGAGTTGATAATTATTTCAAGGCATTACGGTGCAGAAACCACGAAGACCCATCCAGTGAGTCCCATAGTTCTTAGGATCCTTCAAAACGTTAAAATCCCAGTATTGCTTTATTAGGGGGTTAAACCCATGACTCCGCAAGAAATAATTGCACTCGGAGTATTTATAGCTGTCTACGTTGCAATAATAAGTGAGAAGATTCACAGAACAGTTGCTGCAATGTTTGGGGCCTCAGTAGTTCTCCTTTCTGGTATAGTTCCTTGGGAGAAAGTCCCTCACTATCTTGACTTAAATACAATCCTCTTACTTGCGGGGATGATGGTTGTAGTGAATGTCAGTAGGGAGAGTGGCCTTTTCGAGTATATAGCGATAAAGACAGCTAAGCTATCAAAGGGGGATCCAATGAAAGTCCTCCTTTTCTTCTCCATTGTTACTGCACTTGTAAGTGCTTTTTTAGATAACGTAACGACCGTGTTGTTGTTAACTCCCATGCTTCTATACATAACAAGGCAAATGAAAGTAAATCCGATCCCCTACCTTCTTGCTGAAATCTTTGCTTCGAATATTGGAGGAACAGCAACTTTAATTGGAGATCCTCCAAACATAATGATAGGTTCGGCTGCAAAGCTGAGCTTTAATGAATTCATAAAAAATATGACGCCAATATCTGCCGTTGACCTGATATTAATGGTTACCTTAATTTATCTGCTTTACAAAAAGGAACTTAAAAAAGCTGAGGTCTCTCTTTCAATATTAAATCTACGAGAGGAAGACGCTATACGCGATAGAAAGCTGTTTAAAAAGTCTATAGTGGTTATATGTTTAGTTATACTTTCATTTTTCCTTCATGACACGATAGGAGTTGAGCCTGCAGTTATAGCCCTATCTGGGGCTTCTTTGCTTCTCTTGTGGAGTGGAGAATCTCCAGAAAAAGCCCTAGAAAAAGTTGAATGGGCGACATTATTCTTCTTCGGTGGTCTATTTATAATAGTGGGATCCCTTGAAGAGACGGGATTTATAGCTCAGGTCGGGGAGTGGATAGTCAGGCAAATACATTCGGAAACTGAGGCAATATTATTGATCTCTTGGCTTTCTGCGCTTTTAAGTGCCGTGATAGATAACATACCATTCACAGCAACTATGATTCCGTTGATAAAGAGCATGGGTTCAACTTTAAATACGTACCCATTATGGTGGGCCTTAAGCTTAGGGGCTTGTCTTGGGGGCAACGGAACTGCTATAGGAGCGAGCGCAAATATAGTTGTCTTGGGTATAGCGTATAGGGAGGGGATAAGGATAACCTTTAAGGACTTCCTTAAAGTTGGAATGACAATAATGGTAATAACAGTGGGAGTCGGGTCGCTTATCTTAATAGCCAGGTATGGGTGAGATAATATGAGGATACTTGTCCTTGTCGATGGGAGTAAGTGGAGCCAGAAAGCAGCACTGTATGCTTTCTCAGTTGCTAAAAGAAAAAACGCTAAGGTGATTTTGTTTTCCGTCTTAGATAGGAGAGAAGCAAAAGCCCTGGCCTTTCACCTGAGCATGAGAAGTGAGAGCCTGGAGAAGATAAAGGAGTTTGAAGAAACGATATGGAAAGACATGAAGAAAAGCGTTAAGGAAGTCATCACGACTCTACTAGAAATTGGTCACAGGGAAGGAATTAATTGTTCTTTCAAGATCGTTGAGGGGCACGCGAAGGATAAAGTTCTGGAGGAAGCTAACTCGGGGAACTACGATATGGTTGTGATGGGGGCTTATGGGAAGAGTGGAAAGACGAGAATAGGGTCACTGCTCGAAGATGTCGTTGGTCAGATAAGAATCCCAGTCATGATAGTCCGCTAGCGCATATTTTCAACATAAAGGAATAGGCACTTAAGGTACTCAGTATCTTTGGATGCCATGAGTATTGGATGATCTGGAGCTTGAGTTCTGTAAGGCTCAAGCATCTTAAGGAACTTTCCGGCCTTTGCCCCTGCGGCAATTATCATGTCCTTAAACATCTGTAAATCAACGTGCTGGGAGCATGAGCACGTTACTAGAATTCCCCCATCCTTAACGAGGTTCAGCCCAGCGAAGTTTACGTTGAAGTAAGCCCTTAAGCCCGCCTTCAGATCTTTCTCGTGCTGAACGAAGGCAGGAGGATCGAGGATCACTATGTCAAACTCTTCTCCTCTCTTCTGGAGCTTCTCCATTTCCTCAAAGGCACTTCCAACGATGAACTTTACCCTATCTTCAACTCCATTCAGCTTTGCATTTTCCTTAGCGGTTTCTATAGCCCTTGGTGACTTGTCTATAGCTATAACTTCCTCCGCTCCAGCTATAGCGGCGTGAATTGCGAACCCCCCGGTGTACGTGAAAACGTCAAGAACCCTGTCCCCAGGCCTCACCCACTTTTCTAACGCTAACCTATTTTCCCTCTGGTCGAGGAAAAATCCAGTTTTTTGACCGCGCATATCAACTATAAACTTTGCCCTGCCTTCTTCTATTATAGTCCTGTACTTCTCTTTTCCCAGGAGAACCCTTTCGATCTCTGGCAATCCCTCTCTCCTCCTACTCCTCCCGGTGTTCTTCTCAAATACCGTTTCTATCTCGGGCTCAACTTCCATTATAGCCTCGGCAACGTCAAGCTTGAACCTCTCCATTCCAGCGCTTGATATTTGAAGAGAGGCTATGTCATTGAACCTGTCAACTATTAGTCCGGGCAGATAGTCAGCCTCACCATACACCATCCTGTAGACGTTAGTGTACCTGAGGACTTTCTTCCTGTACTCATTTGCCTTCCTTATCCTCTTTCTGAAGAGATCCTTGTTTATCTCTACATCCTTTTCCTTCGTAACTATCCTCACCATTATGTTGGAGTGAGGGTTAGCAAAGCCTTTTCCCAGGAACTTCCCACCCCTCGTGTAAACCTCAACGATATCCCCAGGCTTTATCTCTCCCTCAACTCTCACGACTCCCTTCTTAAAAACTATCATCGCACCTTTCCCTATGGCCCTCGCTGCTTGAGCATCAACTACAACCCTTGCCATCTCGACCCCCTAGGGTGGAATAGAAAAGGGGATTTAAAAGGCTCACCTAACCTCGCGTCATCATCGCTCAGCAAGGAGAACGACGATCATCGCCTTAAATCTCTTCCTTAACGGTAACGAATGAGACCATCGTTACCGTTTGTCCGACTCCTTTTATCTCTCTTAGCCTATCGATAACTATTTTTCCTACTTCTTCAGCATTGGAAGCTCTAACTTTCAGGAGAAGATCCCATTCTCCTGCTATTATATGTACTTCATAAACTCCAGGAATTTTAGCTATTTGCTCCGCAACTTCTCTTTGGGTTAAACCTGAGTCAGGATCATATCTTATGAGAATGAATGCCGTTGTTCCTAAGTTTAGTTTCTTATAGTTTGGCTTTATCGTGAACCTCTCTATTATCCCCTCTTCAACAAGCCTTTTTATTCTATAGTGGACAGTTGTCCTGGGTATCCCTAACTTCTTGCTTAATGTTGCAATATTCTCTCTCGCATTATTTTTAAGTTCCTCAAGTAATCTCCTATCAACCCTATCTAAGATTTCAGCCATTATCATCACCTTTTACGTTATTGACGTATGTTCAGTATTTAAGGTTTTCTTTTAACCATCTATGAAATTCCTTTAAAGCTTTCCCCCTATGAGAGATGGCATTTTTCTCTTCTGTTGTCATTTCGGCAAAGGTCTTCTCGTAACCATCAGGAACGAATATTGGGTCATAGCCAAATCCGTGAGTTCCTCTCTTATCGTATGATATCTTTCCCTGGACGGTGCCAGTAAATATGTGGACGTTTCCATTGTAGTACCCTATTACACTCCTAAAATATGCCTTTCTGTTTTCAACATTTTCCATAAGTTTAAGTATTCCATCTAGCCCAATAGTTTTGTAGACGTAGGCTGAGTATACCCCTGGGAAGCCATTTAGTGCTTCTATGAAGAGTCCTGAATCTTCTATAAAGAAATATCCTGGGATTCTGTCTTTTAGCCATTCTATGCCAAATTTTACAACATCCTCAAGCGAATCCGCTTGGATTTCTGGATAGCTTATCTTTAACGGCTCAATCTCTATACCTAAGGGTTCCAGGAAGGCCTTGGCCTCCTTGACTTTTCCTATGTTTGATGTAACAAAAAATATTTTCATAGGAGGCCCTCAGTCTATTTTGTATCCGATCTTTTCAACAAGCTCTCTTCTCTCTTTCTTCTGTTCTTCGGTCTCTATCTTATTTGCTGCTTTTCCATCAACGACACCAATTACTGCTCTCCCAAGCTCGGTCTCAGCTATTATAACTTGGAATGGATTTTCGCTTGCTCCGTAAATCATTGCAACTGCTGGATGATTCTTTATGATATTCAGCACATTTATTGGGTAGGCGTTCTTCATGAGAATCACGAAGACGTGCCCTGCTCCTATCTTAACGGCGTTCTTTGCCGCTAACTTTTCAAGTTCTGGGTCGTTTCCGGTATACCTTGTAAGTTGAGGCTTAGCTTCATTCATTGCGATACCAAACTTTATCCCAGGAACGGTAGTTAAAAGGGCTCTAGCTAAGTCATCTACTGTGAATATCGAGAAATTACCTTGGCCTATAATTACTTCAACACCTTCTGGTTTCTCTATATCAATGACTTCAATCCTCACCATTGAGCATCACCATCTAAGTTTTCTACATCCAACTAAAAAACTATTCTGTTCTCTGGCATCTGGCAAGGGTAAGATATTTGCTTTCCAATCCACTCTTTAAATACTGAAGACAAGAAGACCATAATCGTTTTTAGGTCTAAGTAATAAATTTTTACCGATGCCGCATGGCCCCCATTGATCAAACTGAGCTCGAGTGGCTACTAGATATTCTCAATAAATACCCCCGAGAAAGCCTTAGAAAAATTTCTAAAAAAGAGGGGATAGAATATTATCGTCTCAAAAGGACATATGATAAGTACTACGGAAAGTACGTGTTTGTTAGTGCTGTATACAATATAGTAAAGCTTGGGCTCAAAAGTTATGTTGCTTTTCTCTCTGTACCAAAAGTTGAACTTTCAAGTAGGGCTCTTGAGCTACTAAAGAATCCCTTTGTTGCTCATATAACCCCAATATTTGGTTTCAAAAATGGAATACAAGCTATATTGCATATTCCTGTTGAGCAGGAAAAATACATTCCGGAGATGCTCTCGAAGTATTCTAGCGATTTTGAATTCTATGAGGTGTGGTCAAGAGAGAGAAAAGAAAAAGTAAAATTCGGAAAATGGAACTATTCATATGAATATGCCGTTCTCATGGACATCCTAAAGGTGGACGCTAGAACGCCTATGAAAGAGCTTGAGATATTACTTGGGAAAAAGAGGCCAACGATAAAATTTATGATTAACAAGTTAATTAAAGACGGCGTCATAGTAGGCTTTTACGCGTATGCAGAGCATCTTGAACCAGTATATGATAGATCCTTCATAGGAATAGCTGGTGACATAGATATCAATGAATTCTTGGAGAAATTTAGGGACATTGAAATAAAGGTAGGGGTTTTAAAGCCGAAGGGGTATTACCTGGAATGGTTTTTCTCATCTAAGGACGATATGGGTAGTAAAATCCTAGAGTTTAGCCCTTATGTAGAGAAACTTGCAATAGGATACTTGGATATGTTTAGAGACTTAAATAATGAGCACTTAAAGACAAGGTTCTCGAGAATGGTAAGAAAAGATGGTAAAGGATATAGATCAATCCTAGAGTTTTAGCCCCTCATTTCTCTTAGTATCTTCTGGAACTCGGAGTAATCAGTTACAACTTTTACATTATCAAGTGTCTCGAAGTAGACTTTCTTAATCTTTATCTTCTTTGCTTCAGTGTACTTCATTTCCGGAGGATCATACTCTCCTGGTTCCACAATTTCGTCCTCGATTATGTAAGTTTTTAGTTCTGGCTCTCCTACGTACTTCCAAACCTCATAGAAAACTTTAGGCTCGAGGTGTATCTCTCCCTCGAGCTCAATGTAATCTGCGCCAATGTCCTCTAAGAACTCCTTAATTACTTCAGAATTCATTTAGAATCACCTCCATATTTATTTCACTTTGATGGTTAAATACCTATCGCAATCCAAAAACTTTAAATTATGTATGCCCCTTTTAACCCTCATGCTTGG
It encodes:
- a CDS encoding inorganic diphosphatase; translated protein: MNPFHDLEPGPDVPEVVYALIEIPKGSRNKYELDKKTGLLKLDRVLYSPFFYPVDYGIIPRTWYDDDDPFDIMVIMREPTYPLTIIEARPIGLFKMIDSGDKDYKVLAVPVEDPYFKDWKDIDDVPKAFLDEIAHFFKRYKELQGKEIIVEGWEGAEAAKREILRAIELYKEKFGKKE
- a CDS encoding COG1361 S-layer family protein; translation: MKGSKLIAILTIIAMLITPSWAQGPELLFEGYVNKGDYLLVGPLTIIVKDVVYDINDEKWKVLFIILDEDMNPIGPNLTKIYVPDPKKVQQLLANQTFLRAMAETLGYNPDNPVEYAEFLRWLSSASQMEVWNAIVKTIEEHPELGISLNDIAKPILVPNARPVGVNETVKIEYHGETLYITPLFVYPNGAKISISGPIRWRVSMVQGLLLSKIEVKGTVRPGEVFYVNVHLKNIGSRRVRFVTVILSPTPVIPEVTSKEESAASILPQTLAQTGVAQSSLYPLGTTMKFIDYIEPGEDKVITFSYKANENARPGDYPLYLTVVYFSYTTGENLEQRVLYDSTAITIAKDYEATFIVENQSIPRVVHPGEDFTVKVVLKNSGSDTAKNVVGTLVLEDIKGRPFAPVSSNSFYTRFVESGETIVKEFKLHVDESAKTGTYIFKLRVTYYSGNTNNKVTQEFTFSTTVIRHRAAFIEIENVTIEPKKVEPGMTFRVTLTLKNMGEGYAKGLKIKIIPVEVLVRREIQKIDISQLSSLPIPQSQQISENLQSAINQLIGEIAVEKMPAFLPVGEDNVKYDGIILPNQTIKLSFILKANGRLENNIYPLKVSLTYLSSPDDTEFSDERIIGIDVTGVEMIVISRVSTSPSRVLPGNSDVEVSFTIENIGSGEARYVLLKPIPSYPFKLSETSDQIINVGTLKQGDSARASFKVDVDKDAKSGTYQIPVIVTYKDPTGEFKELKLSIPIIIEEKPNIVVEKVEFNPEPVQGKDVNIYVTVKNIGGEKAESVVIEGVVRSSQPFTLVKRTDYVGTLAPNQTGQGVITLTVDKDAIPKVYNILIRIRAVGDRDKGDDNVYIFEHTIKIPVKENVEEKERLKKLAIGAGVLAVLVTLLIYLKRKKSSS
- a CDS encoding MTH1187 family thiamine-binding protein, with protein sequence MAVIIEFSLIPLGEVSVSKYIAQAIKLLEEKGVKYQLTPMGTIIEVNNLKDGLEIIREAHELMFKLGINRVVTYIKIDDRRDKERHMEDKVKSVMEKVMK
- a CDS encoding DNA-directed RNA polymerase, giving the protein MYKIVTVKDVVRIPPKMFTMDPKEAAMIVLRDTYEGKYDRDEGVILSIVEVKEVGDGIIVPGDGATYHEVVFDVLVWEPRLHEVVEGTVVDVVPFGAFIRIGPMDGLVHISQLMDDYVVYDERNKQFVGKEKKYLLKLGDAVRARIIAVSPKSRIIRENRIGLTMRQPGLGKFDWIEKEKRKEKEGKK
- a CDS encoding DUF373 family protein; this encodes MKVLVLAIDRDDDFGIKAGVKGPVIGRDKCLDAAIKLSLADPEDSDANTLFAAIKLYDELKESREFDDVEVALITGHHNVGVKSDMELSRQLDEVLKVFPADGIIPVTDGAEDEQIFPIITSKAPIVSTRRVVVKQSPGIETTWYIIVRYLKEIMNDPEVSKVVLGIPGLIVLLYGVAKLISLKYPPSAQIVSSAVTGVVMLIVGGYFFIKGVKIKPLELISRGFITFIGVITGLIVILGGAINVYLTLETISTKMIGGIPSSDLIALLIYLNAVNPYFILGFGIILVGKTIQEYLRKNPHIWYYTSGILMLPAFWKVIDLITKYSNPLIKKNPEDIILGIVLILINIGISIFVGIKLREKVKSWTSSS
- the spt4 gene encoding transcription elongation factor subunit Spt4, which encodes MSEKACRNCHYITTEDRCPICGSRDLSEEWFDLVIIVDVENSEIAKRIGAKVPGKYAIRVR